A single genomic interval of Hoplias malabaricus isolate fHopMal1 chromosome 7, fHopMal1.hap1, whole genome shotgun sequence harbors:
- the cited2 gene encoding cbp/p300-interacting transactivator 2 has translation MADRMMAMNHGRFPEAVNGLHHHHHHLQQQQQQQQRRMGMGQFSSPLQQQQQHGYNNGLLEPMHYSSGGNHALRSPRFSAGFVPGGGGGAGGGGSQAQLAASMQLQKLNTQYYTQQHHHHHQQQHPQHHAQQLVHYPLELQGGIRDPAPPPLQTPAATGHSVIDTDLIDEEALMALVVELGLDRIKELPELWLGHNEFDFMTEFVCKQQPSRVSC, from the coding sequence ATGGCCGACCGCATGATGGCTATGAACCATGGCCGATTCCCCGAAGCTGTGAACGGtctccaccatcaccatcaccacctccaacagcagcagcagcagcaacagcggAGGATGGGAATGGGACAGTTCTCCAGCCCTCtccagcaacagcagcagcacggCTACAATAACGGTTTGCTGGAACCAATGCACTACAGCAGTGGCGGGAACCACGCGCTCCGGTCCCCGCGGTTTTCCGCTGGGTTCGTGCCCGGCGGCGGCGGAGGTGCTGGGGGAGGCGGGAGTCAGGCACAGCTGGCGGCAAGCATGCAGCTCCAGAAGCTCAACACTCAGTACTACACCCagcagcaccaccaccaccatcagcaACAGCATCCACAGCACCACGCGCAGCAGCTCGTGCACTACCCGCTCGAGCTGCAGGGTGGGATCCGGGACCCTGCGCCGCCGCCGCTGCAGACCCCCGCCGCCACCGGACACAGTGTCATCGACACGGACCTGATCGACGAGGAGGCGCTCATGGCGCTGGTGGTGGAGCTGGGGCTGGACAGGATTAAGGAGCTGCCCGAGCTCTGGCTCGGTCACAACGAGTTCGACTTCATGACGGAGTTCGTGTGTAAACAGCAGCCGAGTCGAGTCAGCTGCTAA